GTCCACCGTGGAGTATGGCGATGAGCCGCGTTATCTGCTGGATAACCAGGAGAAGCCACATAAGCAGCATCAGACCCGCGAGTGGGAGCAGGATCAGAGGCGTCAAGAGCAGCGCATTCAGGAGCAGCGCCAAGAGCAACAGATTCGCCAAGAGCAACTGCAGCGCCAGGAGGAATTCCAGCGGCAGGAGCAAATCCAGCGTCAGGAGCAGATCCAACGCCAGGAGCAGGTCCAACGGCAGCAGGAGCGATTCACGGAGAGCCGCGAGCAAAGCAACAGCACCCGGAATGTCCAGACCCAACAGCATTACGAGGAGAACAAGCGCTATGTGGACATGGACAAGGCATCGCCGGAGTATCAACGCCATGTCCAACATCTAATGGAGCAACCCGGCGAGATAATCTCTAATACGGTGGAGTATCCCAAGCCTAATGTCAAGATGATCACTACTGTTAAGCGCCTGCCGGACGGAACCATTGTCAAAAACAAGCGCTACGAGACGGAGCAACTTACTCCCAGTCAGAGTCATACAACGCACAAGCAGACCAACAACCAGACACACAATCAAACCCGTAACCAAGTCCACAATCAGCGCCGCGAGCAGGATGAGCAGGATAGCCAAACTCGTGATGTAGTGGACAATGTGGAGCAAAAGCATGTGACGGAGTCGCAGAGCTTCTCCTCGGTGAAGAAGTCCAGTCGACGTTTCTCCACGGAAACCACCTCGGAGACCGTGGAGGAGTACGATGACCGTGATCAGCCTACATCCAGGGTGGTGCAGAAGGCACCGACACCCTCTTACGCCCCACCATCCCATTCACCACGTCAGTCGCCGGCCAAGGATTTTAGCACCCATGGTTTCCCCTCGGTGCGTCCGAATAAGGCCACACAGGAATATCCCTCGCAAAGACCCGGCATTGCTGGcgaggaggtggtggtggtacgttcggagaaGAGCCGCCAAGTGAAGCAACAGACCAGCTCACAGCGCACCATCGAAACGGAAGTTGTGGGCGATGATTACCAAGAGCCGCAGAGGTCTCCACAGAAGCTGAGGGAGGCACCGACACCCAGCTGGGAGCAACCCGCCACCAGACGTCAGCCGGTGGAGGAGGATTTTAGCACTCATGGTTTTCCTTCGGTGCGTACAACCACAACAAGCACTCGTCCCGATCAACCCGATGGTGAGGTGTTGCACACGTCCAAGACGGTGAGTCGCAATCAGAGCGCCAATCGCAAGACGAACACGGAACGGATCATTGAGACACAGGTTGAGCATCCCAATGCCCCATCGCACTCGACTCCGCGATCCGGAAGTCCACGTCGATCTCAGCCACGAGACGATTACGCCAGTTCGCCACGCGGACCGGCTGGCAAACCGAGTCAATCGCGGCCCAGCAACACTGGAGGTAGCACCACCACCAAGACAACCACCACTTCGGAGCCGTTGACGCGGCGTCAGCTGCAAAAGGAGCGCGAAGTGGACGCCGCCCATCGGGCATTTGCCGCCTCGCTGCGCAGCAGTTCGCCGGCGGACAGCACCACCTCGGTGGGTTCACACCATCAGACGCCACGATCGAGCGTTTCCTCGAATCGCACCTTCCGTCGGGAAATGCGTGAGGGTTCCCATGACAGCCAGGCGCCATCGGAATCGAGCAGGATCAGTTCGACCACTGTGACTAGGCACACCACCGGTGGTAATGTTACCAGCAACACCATCAAGACCAAGACCACCAAGCCGGTGAAAACTGCCAGCGAGCCAAGGTCGCCCACCCCAAAGGCAGGAGGAAGTGTGACCACCACCACGACTACCATTACCACCAAGTCCAGTCCCAGTCCAGCACCAGCCTCACCCACAACCGCTGCACCACCCACCTCAGCACCAGCCAGTTCCGCACCACCAGGTACGAAttagagaaaaaaaaaaaagtttgatgacttttttagaaaaaaaaaaaaaataataatagaaacCACATgaatatatatgctatataaaTATTGGAACTATGAACTATGTATATGAATGTATATCCTTCAGATAACAAGCTATCACAGTATACGTATACTACCACTAAGCCCGGCGATATATTCTCTCTGCCACCAACTACTCCTCCTACTATTAACAACGAACCAACACTAACCACCACCCgcaatacaacaacaacaacaaccaccaccaccaccgccacctccGACAATCTCCAGAATCACCCGAAAAAATCTGCAATCGAACCTGCTACCGATACCGACTCCCAGCCGATCCGCAAGGTGAAGCTGAGCGCTAATGAGGCAAAGGTGGTGGAAGAGGCACCCTGTGTGCGGCGTCAATATTACCAGCTGGGAAATGAGGGGGAAAACCCCGAGACGCCCGAGAGCTCAGGGACCCCTGGTAAGGCTTGAATTCAACCACTACCCGAAagtaggcaaaaaaaaaaaaataaatacaaaaataaaaaaaaaacaataaaatcaagAAACTCTGTACACCTAACTATGCTATctttacttctttattttttggatttttttgcaaataaatatacttGAAAACTGTTTACCAAAACCGCAACTATGAAATGTTCAATGTTCAATGTCTTGACCAAGCACATTACACAAAAAAGCCGAATTTGCACTGAATCAATCACAAAATGGGATGCCAATTCTGTGGGTGGCAGACTGAAAGAGATCTGCGCCCTTAACTCTACCACTACAAGTCTAACATTTCTTTCTCTCGAGCTTCCACTAATGGGTGTATTTCTATTTGGTTCGATATTGCCTGAGAACGTGCCTGTGCCTGCCTAATACCAATACCGTAGACTTTGCCTAACATCCGTAGCGGAAGCTGACAGCGTAGATGTAACTAATCCTAACCAATTAACAAGGGCTATGCCATAGTAGACACAACATACGTTCACCAAACACACAACGGTTGAAGAAGTAGACGAGTTCACATAGCGCCTTGCGTCCCCCAGTCTTATGCCCTGATCCGTTGCAGCCAACAAGAAGCCCCACCAAATGAGGAGGCCCCACGACGAACCGGAGCCACAGCTGAGGCGTAGCTCCAAGTCGCCCAGTGTGGAGCCACGTCAGGTGCAGCGGGAAACCACTTTTGAGGGTCGTCGCGTCTCCCAGGATCGGGAGATCTCGATTGACGAGCTAATTCTTATCGAAGAGACGAGCGGAGCTCCTGGTTCGCCGAAAATTCCATCACCTAGGGCTCAAAGTCCTGGAAAACCAGCGACTAGGTCCCAAAGTCCCGAGAAACCACAGCCTAGGGCAACACCCAGACAAAGTCCTGAGAAGGAGCAGCCGGCCTTTAAGCAAACACATGAGGTCTACACGCCAAGCCAACCTGAAAAACAGTTTCCCCGTGCTCGCAGTCCCGAGAAGACTCCTGGATGGACCCAACCCCAAGTCTCACCTCGTCAAAGTCCCGAAAAGCAATTGCCCCGTGCCCAGAGCCCCGAAAAGGTTCCTGCAGTAAGGCAACCTAGTGTTTCTCCCCGTCAAAGTCCCGAGAAGCAAATACCCGACCCAAAGACTCGCGATCAAGGTCCTGGTCTTCCTCGTATTTCACCTCGCCAAAGTCCTGAGAAACAGTTGCCCAAGGATGTTCCCCAGAAGAGCCGCCAAAGCCCGGAGAAGGATCTAACCAACCAGCAGAGACGGGAGGAGGAAATATTCCGCAGCACCATTACCACTACACAGAAACGAACCACAAACAATCTAAACGAAGAATTTATAACGAACGAACGAGATAACCAGAATCAGCCCATTTCCGAAAAGAAACCACAGATCCCAGCTAATGCTGAACCGAACACCAAGCCGTCTGAGACGATTGAAAGTCCAGATGGTGGATTTCCTTCCAAGACCACTGAAGTTGAGGCTCAACCCGAAGTCAAGGAGTCACCCACCTACCGCAAAAAGGGCTTGACTCGTCGCGAGACCTTCGAGGATCGCTGTCGCCAGATTTTGGGTATGGAGGAAGATGGCGATACTCAGGGAACTTATACTGAGCGACCGAATAACGAACAGGAAGATGTAAATGTTTCCCACACAACCATAGAAACCATTCAAGTTAAGATCGAGGATTGCCCCAATGATGACGAAGATGATAAGCCGCGTCGTGTGACGGAGACATATGTGGTACGCACGCAACCGAAGATTAAGGTGGAAGAGGAGCTCTTTGTGGATGTGACCGAAGCAGAGGATGTGGAGATTCTGGTTAACCCATCGAAAAAGTCACCCAAGGAAGAGGATAGCCCAAAATATCCAAAAGGACCAGAAACTCCCAAATCTCCCAGAAATGATCAAAGGATTCCCAGCATTCCAAAGAAGGGACAGAGTCCTGTTCAATTCAAGACAGAAGAAACTCCAAGATATCCTCAGGAACAAGAGAGGTATCCAAAAGAACCAGAAACTTCTCAATATCCCAAGGAGAGTCCTCGCAATCCAAAAGAGGATGCCGAGAccattaatataaatgaagAGACCACCATTGTTATTACCAAGGAGGGATCAAAGTCTCCCTCTCCCAGGTGGTCTCCTTCTCCTGAACGTAGAGTTCCTAAGAGTCAACAGCCTCCTTCTCCTACTGCATCGCCATCAGTATCTCCCGTTTCTGGTAGGAAGATACCCAACGAAGTGGAGTCAAACTTTGTGACCGAAAAGATCATCGATTGCCGGGGAAAAACAGTTGTAGAGAAAATCAGCCAGAGACCGCGTACTCCAAGTCCAACAACTCCCAAAAAGAATACGAAGCCATCGCAAAAGATTCCAGAGAGAGTACCCGAAACTGAATCGGAGCCGGAAAAGGATTCAGAATCGGAGACCAAGAAGACGACCAGTGTAAGTGTCacaaaaactgaaaccgaacGTCGCAATTCACGCACCACTAAAACCAAGCAGCCACTGCCGCTCAAAGAACCACAATCAAAGGTCCCAGCCGGGAAGAGTCCTCGCAAGGATTCCCTGACGGGTCGCAAGCGGGATAGTCTGGTGGAGGAGACACGTATCACAACAACGACCACAACCACTCGGCAGGGTCGAAAGCCCAGCGATACGAATGGCTCGCCTTCGATTAAGGATCGTCTTCGCTCTTCGCCGCGCAAGCAAAAAACTTCTCCACAACAGACCAGGACGCCCACGCCGGCACAAACGCGTAATCCAGAAGATGACGTAGACGGAGACTCCTCTTCCCCAGATGCCAGTCCCACCAGGGTAGGTAACGAACGTCGCCGATCTAGCAATATTTCCGTACACACGGAGATCATCATAGATCACATGGCGCCCAAGTCACCGAAAACGGAGAGACGATCCCAAGGTGGCACCGGAAATGTACCCAGTCCAATTAGAAAGCTTCCGGTAACGGAGCGCAAGGAGTCAGCACCTGTGCCCCGAGTGACTCGACGCGATAAAGCCGAGAAGGTCACGCGCTCCACAAGCGAAAATATCATTAAGATGAGCGGTACTAAGCCTCATCCTGAGATGAGTAGCCTTAAGCCAGGTGGAGATAGGAGCCGACCCAGCAAGTGCTGCACCACCAAGACGATCAATCTGAGCGAGCAGCGCATCAACACGGCCACTGATATAGAGGGTGTAATCATCGATATCCAGCAGGCGAAGAGCTCTAGGGAACCATCTCCGGATAGGATTGTGCCAACTCCTGTGCCCGCTGAACTGGAAACGGGAAAGCCCCGTTATCCGGATGTTGTACAGGAGCCCGATGATGAGCCGCGTCGCAAGCCACAGGTCACAAATATTCCGATTTTCGAGGAAGAATCTCAAACCTATGTCGGGTGTCAAATTTCCGAATTGCATAGCTCAAATGGCATAGAGGTTGATATTCTGGATAACCCCACTGTGGAGGCTCCCAAGAGCCTAGACTATCCCGTAAATACTCCCGATACGGACGAAAGTCTATTGAGTGTGCACGAGAAGGTCTCTCGATTCACTCACTCAGCCGAAAAGGTTAAGGAGCCAAAGGTTTCCGCGCCATTTAGCAGGGAATTTGATGTGAACGCCAAGATTCCGGAAAATGACGATTGTCTGCTTAGCATCAATCAGAAAGTAGACAAGTTCTTGCGCACTGCCGAGAATGTTATCAGGCCTACGTCACTCCCTTCTCGACCTGAGATCGAGCGTCCAGGATTGGAGGAGATAGATGAGGAGCTTCTGCGCGACGATTGTACTCTGAGCGTCTCCCAGAAAGTACACAAGTTCATCGACACAGCCGAGAAGTTAGCGCCCACTATGCCACAGAAGTCACCACGTCTAGTAGCCAATATTGAGCGTCATATTTCCCGACAGAGCGAGCCAGAACGCGAATTGGATGAAGAGTCTGAACCAGAGTTAGATCGGGACACAGATGtggaggacgacgatcagacTAGCCAACTCGAGACGGAGGAAGAGATCACCCAAACTGTAACTAAGAAGGAAACCCTAAAGGAATTCAAACAACAAACTAAGGAAACCAGAGAGACACGTCGGGATTCAAAGGCCGAACCGGAAAAGCTACAGAAGAAATCACCTCAAACCAAGGTCAAAGAAGAATCTGCAAGGGTGCCCAAGTATCAGGCAAAGGTTTCACAAAAAGTGTCACAATGGGAGCCTAAAAAGCAACCTCAAAGGGAGCCAAAGGTAACTCAAAAGGAAACCCCATTGGAACCCAAGAAACAACCACTTTCGAAAGTTAAAGATGAACCCGAAAAGGTGAACAAAAGGGAACCAAAGGTGCCCCAAAAGGAATCTCAAACCAAGCTCAAAGAGGAACCAGAAAGGGTGACCAAAAAGACACCCCAAAAGGAACCACGCAAGGAACCACTGAGACAATCCGAAGATGAGCCCGAATTCTCCCCCGAAGAAGAATTCGATGATGAACCTCTGCCAATGACAAAGACACACACCACAGCTATTGAAATGAAGCGTCAAAAGGATATCCTTAACCGCCCGTCTGTATTTGGCCAGCGCACGCCAGAGCGCAAGTCCAGCACTACGCCATCGCCAACTAAATTAAATGGAACTCGTGGTCGACCTAGTCCCAGCACCAACTTGATTACCGAAGAGAAGAGATCGTACAGAAATCAGGTGACCAATGTGAGCAAGCCGGGAACCAGAAAAACCACTCCCTCGGCCAATTCCCCAGCGCAATCGCCACCACCCAAGACCACCAGCATTTCCAAACGAATGGAGCAAATCAGTCAGCAGTCATGGGTTGTTCAAGATGTTGATGTTGACGTAGAGGTGGTGGGACCTGCGCCACCTTCCCACATCAGCGAGAAGCCGCAAGGAAAGAGCCCATCCCCAACGTCATCGCGATCGCTATCGCGATCTCCCTCCCGATCGCCCAGTAGACGCACCTCCACCAATTTGAACACGACctccaccaacaccaccaccaccactgaGCACCCGAGCACCATCAAGACAACTACCCCAAAACCGACTTCAACTAACCCATCCAAAGACGAACCCGAAATCATACCCATTGAATCCCTTACAGAAAAGAGCATCACCACCACTTACACGACGAACACCACTGGACGAAATGTGGCTAGCCGCAGGAATGTGTTTGAACCTGTTCACGAAACACACGTGGATTCCGAGCCAACTGGTCGCCGTCCCTCGTACATGGATCATACAAAGAGTTCCCTTGAGCACATTCGACGCGATTCGCTGGAGATCAATAAGAGTCACTATTCCAGAAAGTCCTCCATGGAGGATGACTCTCCTGTGGAGCCACGCAATCCCAACTCATCCGTGAAATTCGATGTGCCAAGAAAGTCTTCGTCAAGAGGTGCAGATGAGCCAAGAAAGACATCGCTGAAGGGCAAGGATGAGGACTCCGATTTGGAGCTGGAGATCGAGGAAATTTTCGATTTGCAGCGACTGGAGAAGCTTTTGGAAACAGTTGCCAGCTACGAAATGCGTCGCCGCATTCGTGCACAAATGCGTCTTATACGCAAGAATATGATCAATGCGGGTACAACTACCACCATCACGACCATAACCACGAGCACAACTCCGGGCAAGAGTTCACCACTACCCAAGATCAGGCGAGATCAAAGTCCTGCGGGCGCTGCTGAAGTAAAGACCAAGGAAGTGCGCACCACCACAAGTCgccgacagcaacaacagagaGTGGAACAG
The DNA window shown above is from Drosophila melanogaster chromosome X and carries:
- the CG34417 gene encoding uncharacterized protein, isoform Y, with protein sequence MSEPNGNGHGNVNTLAGYAGKDPLATSHGDALLDQNFQSLKSKEVRDSTSPTHELRFHSMTLSQPNTTGWDVQTSSEVSPDGRAYRTETLAKTDGVEKLNGGGLAEFKGRNEQRSSASHQGDDKNFVKQASDSSKTQLQETVVFGDETSGRTEMKMSSTSTSSSSKVVSSSSTVEYGDEPRYLLDNQEKPHKQHQTREWEQDQRRQEQRIQEQRQEQQIRQEQLQRQEEFQRQEQIQRQEQIQRQEQVQRQQERFTESREQSNSTRNVQTQQHYEENKRYVDMDKASPEYQRHVQHLMEQPGEIISNTVEYPKPNVKMITTVKRLPDGTIVKNKRYETEQLTPSQSHTTHKQTNNQTHNQTRNQVHNQRREQDEQDSQTRDVVDNVEQKHVTESQSFSSVKKSSRRFSTETTSETVEEYDDRDQPTSRVVQKAPTPSYAPPSHSPRQSPAKDFSTHGFPSVRPNKATQEYPSQRPGIAGEEVVVVRSEKSRQVKQQTSSQRTIETEVVGDDYQEPQRSPQKLREAPTPSWEQPATRRQPVEEDFSTHGFPSVRTTTTSTRPDQPDGEVLHTSKTVSRNQSANRKTNTERIIETQVEHPNAPSHSTPRSGSPRRSQPRDDYASSPRGPAGKPSQSRPSNTGGSTTTKTTTTSEPLTRRQLQKEREVDAAHRAFAASLRSSSPADSTTSVGSHHQTPRSSVSSNRTFRREMREGSHDSQAPSESSRISSTTVTRHTTGGNVTSNTIKTKTTKPVKTASEPRSPTPKAGGSVTTTTTTITTKSSPSPAPASPTTAAPPTSAPASSAPPANKKPHQMRRPHDEPEPQLRRSSKSPSVEPRQVQRETTFEGRRVSQDREISIDELILIEETSGAPGSPKIPSPRAQSPGKPATRSQSPEKPQPRATPRQSPEKEQPAFKQTHEVYTPSQPEKQFPRARSPEKTPGWTQPQVSPRQSPEKQLPRAQSPEKVPAVRQPSVSPRQSPEKQIPDPKTRDQGPGLPRISPRQSPEKQLPKDVPQKSRQSPEKDLTNQQRREEEIFRSTITTTQKRTTNNLNEEFITNERDNQNQPISEKKPQIPANAEPNTKPSETIESPDGGFPSKTTEVEAQPEVKESPTYRKKGLTRRETFEDRCRQILGMEEDGDTQGTYTERPNNEQEDVNVSHTTIETIQVKIEDCPNDDEDDKPRRVTETYVVRTQPKIKVEEELFVDVTEAEDVEILVNPSKKSPKEEDSPKYPKGPETPKSPRNDQRIPSIPKKGQSPVQFKTEETPRYPQEQERYPKEPETSQYPKESPRNPKEDAETININEETTIVITKEGSKSPSPRWSPSPERRVPKSQQPPSPTASPSVSPVSGRKIPNEVESNFVTEKIIDCRGKTVVEKISQRPRTPSPTTPKKNTKPSQKIPERVPETESEPEKDSESETKKTTSVSVTKTETERRNSRTTKTKQPLPLKEPQSKVPAGKSPRKDSLTGRKRDSLVEETRITTTTTTTRQGRKPSDTNGSPSIKDRLRSSPRKQKTSPQQTRTPTPAQTRNPEDDVDGDSSSPDASPTRVGNERRRSSNISVHTEIIIDHMAPKSPKTERRSQGGTGNVPSPIRKLPVTERKESAPVPRVTRRDKAEKVTRSTSENIIKMSGTKPHPEMSSLKPGGDRSRPSKCCTTKTINLSEQRINTATDIEGVIIDIQQAKSSREPSPDRIVPTPVPAELETGKPRYPDVVQEPDDEPRRKPQVTNIPIFEEESQTYVGCQISELHSSNGIEVDILDNPTVEAPKSLDYPVNTPDTDESLLSVHEKVSRFTHSAEKVKEPKVSAPFSREFDVNAKIPENDDCLLSINQKVDKFLRTAENVIRPTSLPSRPEIERPGLEEIDEELLRDDCTLSVSQKVHKFIDTAEKLAPTMPQKSPRLVANIERHISRQSEPERELDEESEPELDRDTDVEDDDQTSQLETEEEITQTVTKKETLKEFKQQTKETRETRRDSKAEPEKLQKKSPQTKVKEESARVPKYQAKVSQKVSQWEPKKQPQREPKVTQKETPLEPKKQPLSKVKDEPEKVNKREPKVPQKESQTKLKEEPERVTKKTPQKEPRKEPLRQSEDEPEFSPEEEFDDEPLPMTKTHTTAIEMKRQKDILNRPSVFGQRTPERKSSTTPSPTKLNGTRGRPSPSTNLITEEKRSYRNQVTNVSKPGTRKTTPSANSPAQSPPPKTTSISKRMEQISQQSWVVQDVDVDVEVVGPAPPSHISEKPQGKSPSPTSSRSLSRSPSRSPSRRTSTNLNTTSTNTTTTTEHPSTIKTTTPKPTSTNPSKDEPEIIPIESLTEKSITTTYTTNTTGRNVASRRNVFEPVHETHVDSEPTGRRPSYMDHTKSSLEHIRRDSLEINKSHYSRKSSMEDDSPVEPRNPNSSVKFDVPRKSSSRGADEPRKTSLKGKDEDSDLELEIEEIFDLQRLEKLLETVASYEMRRRIRAQMRLIRKNMINAGTTTTITTITTSTTPGKSSPLPKIRRDQSPAGAAEVKTKEVRTTTSRRQQQQRVEQVDSTTPIAPGKTSPHGKPPVKPRERSASPAQKRRISPPGKQSPGDRSTTTTTKVTTTSTTRGAPSKPAQGPIWADRSKVLKGHATVPQTNGSTPRKGSTSSTTSSSGKITRTMTSSSTTTSSSSTTNTRNKQREEDSITSSYGVGPTDENGLPLFGIRALKKKATPPAEEPCETKQEVTGYVIEEQFYSDNKSPPRHERKELIYSSNADELAAIKQQLQDEDDSSPPLLDARVVREFKKVESQQSLPEDARYVRRGSVKELSEKFIRKESSSSTHSTHSSIAQSLVRHEDETEDDSESNDVCSVIEAPQMRQNQSHTMSTTRSSNTRSFLNSSADQRQVTSVDDVLERMRNADNVEEPGDSSEDREARALLNKFLGASVIMQGVESMLPPTATGQRLNSQGVKTTRITNTYSKSGNSTSTTNNTSNTTNKVSSSSAPVTRTTCDIEEIWDEQVLKQLLEQASTYEERRKIRARLRELMAEREAAQHKSSSSSEQRTETKSKDGGATVTTTTTKVTTRTVSGSAASKNISPLAKFKQLDKQAAAQQAQKSSPTTSTPTTPGGSAQPLFKFTDPALNARAATVKDQLLQWCKHKTQEYENVQINNFSSSWSDGLAFCALIHHFLPDAFDYTTLTKQTRRHNFELAFSVADEKAGIAPLLDVEDMVEMSRPDWKCVFVYVQSIYRRFRNCQ
- the CG34417 gene encoding uncharacterized protein, isoform I — its product is MEVECDLGDIQNEELLRKMWQQSEDSERKRQIRSHLYKLRESRLCNLYRHETDPMSEPNGNGHGNVNTLAGYAGKDPLATSHGDALLDQNFQSLKSKEVRDSTSPTHELRFHSMTLSQPNTTGWDVQTSSEVSPDGRAYRTETLAKTDGVEKLNGGGLAEFKGRNEQRSSASHQGDDKNFVKQASDSSKTQLQETVVFGDETSGRTEMKMSSTSTSSSSKVVSSSSTVEYGDEPRYLLDNQEKPHKQHQTREWEQDQRRQEQRIQEQRQEQQIRQEQLQRQEEFQRQEQIQRQEQIQRQEQVQRQQERFTESREQSNSTRNVQTQQHYEENKRYVDMDKASPEYQRHVQHLMEQPGEIISNTVEYPKPNVKMITTVKRLPDGTIVKNKRYETEQLTPSQSHTTHKQTNNQTHNQTRNQVHNQRREQDEQDSQTRDVVDNVEQKHVTESQSFSSVKKSSRRFSTETTSETVEEYDDRDQPTSRVVQKAPTPSYAPPSHSPRQSPAKDFSTHGFPSVRPNKATQEYPSQRPGIAGEEVVVVRSEKSRQVKQQTSSQRTIETEVVGDDYQEPQRSPQKLREAPTPSWEQPATRRQPVEEDFSTHGFPSVRTTTTSTRPDQPDGEVLHTSKTVSRNQSANRKTNTERIIETQVEHPNAPSHSTPRSGSPRRSQPRDDYASSPRGPAGKPSQSRPSNTGGSTTTKTTTTSEPLTRRQLQKEREVDAAHRAFAASLRSSSPADSTTSVGSHHQTPRSSVSSNRTFRREMREGSHDSQAPSESSRISSTTVTRHTTGGNVTSNTIKTKTTKPVKTASEPRSPTPKAGGSVTTTTTTITTKSSPSPAPASPTTAAPPTSAPASSAPPDNKLSQYTYTTTKPGDIFSLPPTTPPTINNEPTLTTTRNTTTTTTTTTTATSDNLQNHPKKSAIEPATDTDSQPIRKVKLSANEAKVVEEAPCVRRQYYQLGNEGENPETPESSGTPANKKPHQMRRPHDEPEPQLRRSSKSPSVEPRQVQRETTFEGRRVSQDREISIDELILIEETSGAPGSPKIPSPRAQSPGKPATRSQSPEKPQPRATPRQSPEKEQPAFKQTHEVYTPSQPEKQFPRARSPEKTPGWTQPQVSPRQSPEKQLPRAQSPEKVPAVRQPSVSPRQSPEKQIPDPKTRDQGPGLPRISPRQSPEKQLPKDVPQKSRQSPEKDLTNQQRREEEIFRSTITTTQKRTTNNLNEEFITNERDNQNQPISEKKPQIPANAEPNTKPSETIESPDGGFPSKTTEVEAQPEVKESPTYRKKGLTRRETFEDRCRQILGMEEDGDTQGTYTERPNNEQEDVNVSHTTIETIQVKIEDCPNDDEDDKPRRVTETYVVRTQPKIKVEEELFVDVTEAEDVEILVNPSKKSPKEEDSPKYPKGPETPKSPRNDQRIPSIPKKGQSPVQFKTEETPRYPQEQERYPKEPETSQYPKESPRNPKEDAETININEETTIVITKEGSKSPSPRWSPSPERRVPKSQQPPSPTASPSVSPVSGRKIPNEVESNFVTEKIIDCRGKTVVEKISQRPRTPSPTTPKKNTKPSQKIPERVPETESEPEKDSESETKKTTSVSVTKTETERRNSRTTKTKQPLPLKEPQSKVPAGKSPRKDSLTGRKRDSLVEETRITTTTTTTRQGRKPSDTNGSPSIKDRLRSSPRKQKTSPQQTRTPTPAQTRNPEDDVDGDSSSPDASPTRVGNERRRSSNISVHTEIIIDHMAPKSPKTERRSQGGTGNVPSPIRKLPVTERKESAPVPRVTRRDKAEKVTRSTSENIIKMSGTKPHPEMSSLKPGGDRSRPSKCCTTKTINLSEQRINTATDIEGVIIDIQQAKSSREPSPDRIVPTPVPAELETGKPRYPDVVQEPDDEPRRKPQVTNIPIFEEESQTYVGCQISELHSSNGIEVDILDNPTVEAPKSLDYPVNTPDTDESLLSVHEKVSRFTHSAEKVKEPKVSAPFSREFDVNAKIPENDDCLLSINQKVDKFLRTAENVIRPTSLPSRPEIERPGLEEIDEELLRDDCTLSVSQKVHKFIDTAEKLAPTMPQKSPRLVANIERHISRQSEPERELDEESEPELDRDTDVEDDDQTSQLETEEEITQTVTKKETLKEFKQQTKETRETRRDSKAEPEKLQKKSPQTKVKEESARVPKYQAKVSQKVSQWEPKKQPQREPKVTQKETPLEPKKQPLSKVKDEPEKVNKREPKVPQKESQTKLKEEPERVTKKTPQKEPRKEPLRQSEDEPEFSPEEEFDDEPLPMTKTHTTAIEMKRQKDILNRPSVFGQRTPERKSSTTPSPTKLNGTRGRPSPSTNLITEEKRSYRNQVTNVSKPGTRKTTPSANSPAQSPPPKTTSISKRMEQISQQSWVVQDVDVDVEVVGPAPPSHISEKPQGKSPSPTSSRSLSRSPSRSPSRRTSTNLNTTSTNTTTTTEHPSTIKTTTPKPTSTNPSKDEPEIIPIESLTEKSITTTYTTNTTGRNVASRRNVFEPVHETHVDSEPTGRRPSYMDHTKSSLEHIRRDSLEINKSHYSRKSSMEDDSPVEPRNPNSSVKFDVPRKSSSRGADEPRKTSLKGKDEDSDLELEIEEIFDLQRLEKLLETVASYEMRRRIRAQMRLIRKNMINAGTTTTITTITTSTTPGKSSPLPKIRRDQSPAGAAEVKTKEVRTTTSRRQQQQRVEQVDSTTPIAPGKTSPHGKPPVKPRERSASPAQKRRISPPGKQSPGDRSTTTTTKVTTTSTTRGAPSKPAQGPIWADRSKVLKGHATVPQTNGSTPRKGSTSSTTSSSGKITRTMTSSSTTTSSSSTTNTRNKQREEDSITSSYGVGPTDENGLPLFGIRALKKKATPPAEEPCETKQEVTGYVIEEQFYSDNKSPPRHERKELIYSSNADELAAIKQQLQDEDDSSPPLLDARVVREFKKVESQQSLPEDARYVRRGSVKELSEKFIRKESSSSTHSTHSSIAQSLVRHEDETEDDSESNDVCSVIEAPQMRQNQSHTMSTTRSSNTRSFLNSSADQRQVTSVDDVLERMRNADNVEEPGDSSEDREARALLNKFLGASVIMQGVESMLPPTATGQRLNSQGQMHSKSRLRTHCTDKLILWFSALSRPSIDGDATNTKFCWQLLVKTTRITNTYSKSGNSTSTTNNTSNTTNKVSSSSAPVTRTTCDIEEIWDEQVLKQLLEQASTYEERRKIRARLRELMAEREEQKNLKQAPKEEKEEEESSASEYEEIIEEVTDYSDEEEEVPPKKEEPKKEEVTKKEVTKKEVTTKQQEEIQQKAVKKVEKTETKTSQATESVSKKLAKVELASSSSSSTTDGVQVQAAQHKSSSSSEQRTETKSKDGGATVTTTTTKVTTRTVSGSAASKNISPLAKFKQLDKQAAAQQAQKSSPTTSTPTTPGGSAQPLFKFTDPALNARAATVKDQLLQWCKHKTQEYENVQINNFSSSWSDGLAFCALIHHFLPDAFDYTTLTKQTRRHNFELAFSVADEKAGIAPLLDVEDMVEMSRPDWKCVFVYVQSIYRRFRNCQ